The proteins below are encoded in one region of Flavobacterium nackdongense:
- a CDS encoding HU family DNA-binding protein produces MAVPFTAVGRTNPSQPQNPLRYYPRATQSGVIDLEELSERVSASCSATPSDCSAVIIGLVTEISKSLDQGNIVRLGQLGSFQVSVQGTSSASPEELTAKNISRSSIVFRPGKKLKLMLNQLKFYKKK; encoded by the coding sequence ATGGCAGTTCCTTTTACAGCAGTTGGGCGAACCAACCCGAGTCAACCGCAAAATCCATTGCGGTATTATCCAAGAGCCACCCAAAGTGGTGTTATCGATTTAGAAGAATTGTCAGAACGCGTATCGGCTAGTTGCTCAGCGACCCCCTCTGATTGTTCGGCGGTTATTATTGGATTGGTTACCGAAATTTCAAAGTCACTTGACCAAGGAAATATTGTGCGTTTGGGACAACTGGGCTCCTTTCAGGTGAGTGTTCAAGGCACTAGTAGCGCTAGTCCCGAGGAGCTTACTGCCAAAAATATTTCGAGAAGCTCTATTGTTTTTCGACCCGGAAAAAAATTAAAGTTGATGCTGAATCAATTGAAGTTTTACAAGAAAAAGTGA
- a CDS encoding T9SS type A sorting domain-containing protein encodes MRKIYLFITLISTSCFFGQTNYLVENFDYPAAALLSANGWYIHSATANSTAVNNGGLTWTGYIGSGVGNAALVNNTGVDVNKPLAGNITDGAAYASFLFKPSAAITSTGTGDYFFHFVKYSNETTPVYTATNTSYRGRVFVIQGTNTATQFKLGLNFNASAYIAPSNVTADLDITKTYLVVVKYKFNTGDFNDEVSLFVFAEGDAISTEPATPTLGPFTATPASPPAALPLGDDAGTIQGVALRQATLGQNAIVDGIYVRKVWNLTSPGTALSVDKFEKNTLKVYPNPAQNNRVSIYSSIAGEKEITLTDMSGKVVLKKTMTSDELDLTTVNKGVYLLQTKVGAATTTTKLIVN; translated from the coding sequence ATGAGAAAAATTTACCTTTTTATTACTTTAATATCAACTAGTTGCTTCTTTGGGCAAACCAATTATTTAGTTGAAAATTTTGATTATCCAGCTGCTGCCTTATTAAGTGCAAATGGTTGGTATATACATAGTGCAACTGCTAATTCTACGGCAGTCAACAATGGAGGTTTGACTTGGACAGGATATATTGGTAGTGGTGTGGGTAATGCAGCATTGGTCAACAATACCGGGGTCGATGTAAATAAACCACTAGCCGGTAATATTACTGATGGAGCTGCTTATGCCTCTTTTTTGTTTAAACCATCAGCAGCTATTACATCAACTGGAACAGGTGATTATTTTTTCCATTTTGTAAAATATTCAAATGAAACTACTCCTGTTTATACGGCTACAAATACTTCGTATAGAGGAAGAGTTTTTGTAATACAAGGAACAAACACTGCCACACAATTTAAATTGGGATTAAATTTCAATGCATCTGCATATATCGCTCCAAGCAATGTTACCGCTGATTTAGACATTACCAAAACCTATTTAGTAGTTGTTAAATACAAATTTAATACGGGAGATTTTAATGATGAAGTTAGTTTATTTGTATTTGCTGAAGGAGATGCTATAAGCACAGAGCCCGCTACTCCAACATTAGGCCCTTTTACCGCAACACCAGCAAGTCCACCGGCTGCATTGCCGCTCGGCGACGATGCCGGAACAATTCAAGGAGTGGCGTTACGTCAAGCTACTTTAGGACAAAATGCTATTGTTGACGGAATCTACGTTCGAAAGGTATGGAACTTAACTAGTCCAGGAACTGCATTAAGTGTTGATAAATTTGAAAAAAATACCTTGAAAGTCTATCCAAATCCAGCACAAAACAATAGAGTTTCTATTTATTCATCGATTGCGGGAGAGAAAGAAATCACGCTTACTGATATGAGCGGAAAAGTAGTACTTAAAAAAACAATGACTTCTGATGAATTAGATTTGACTACCGTAAACAAAGGAGTTTATCTTCTTCAAACCAAAGTGGGCGCTGCTACAACAACCACTAAGTTAATTGTAAACTAG
- a CDS encoding tetratricopeptide repeat protein gives MGQILSDEGHQEAAINCLIDALRWDSRNNWALLMMGNIQAKFLKDVPTALKYYEQALQLNQLDAITLSNIAYLLFQENRLEDAKKQAWEALRISDNYANAHFILALIAEKENDWHSAFYSSIQCLKYANSSNELYQNAFRKAFEIAGTVAKDFDGKKLLYDYKSQLEKEGGIPIVIEADETIPTAAKIEFAERYHRNEHRVKYKSKYPAVEHLVMHEMTHLDLVLQARKANANQVFISTSENKQNFLSSIEPAIQKLKKMGLNEAVLTTFSDGIFNGLNLQTYNTPIDVFIEDFLYQDYAELRPYQFLSLYNLLDEAIKSVTDERILELIPAAIIAKTKMYSLVNALQFVDLFGINRIAEFQASPQELQQAEAFYQQFLDRKDHHQAGEEFELIRQWAEALALDSFFALENETPLAPKTTIDDFLAQLQQDPFGVNEAEDPKQALEMEQFQKAQEEIGVNMAVTMFMVEALQYFKAMPMETIKKIAFEIAMIGQQGIDVTIDNYIVGSIPNKRFSGYQLLSFYYVSWALAVPEHVGELGLDYEEEFEMAVKMGKLNN, from the coding sequence ATGGGACAAATTCTTTCTGACGAAGGCCATCAGGAAGCCGCCATCAATTGTTTGATTGACGCTTTGCGCTGGGATTCCAGAAACAATTGGGCCTTGTTGATGATGGGAAACATTCAAGCCAAATTCCTAAAAGATGTTCCCACGGCTCTAAAATATTACGAGCAAGCCTTGCAGCTAAACCAATTGGATGCCATCACTTTATCTAATATTGCCTATTTGTTGTTTCAAGAAAATAGGCTAGAGGATGCCAAAAAACAGGCTTGGGAAGCGTTGAGAATTTCCGATAATTACGCCAATGCGCATTTCATTCTTGCCTTAATTGCCGAAAAAGAAAACGATTGGCATTCCGCTTTTTATAGCAGTATTCAATGTTTGAAATACGCAAATAGCAGCAATGAATTGTACCAAAATGCGTTTCGAAAAGCTTTTGAAATCGCCGGTACTGTTGCCAAAGACTTCGATGGCAAAAAGCTCCTGTATGACTACAAAAGCCAGTTAGAAAAAGAAGGTGGAATTCCGATTGTGATTGAGGCCGATGAAACGATCCCAACGGCTGCCAAAATAGAATTTGCCGAAAGATACCACCGCAACGAGCATCGGGTGAAATACAAAAGCAAGTATCCAGCTGTGGAGCATTTGGTGATGCACGAAATGACACATCTCGATTTGGTTTTGCAAGCCCGAAAAGCAAACGCAAATCAGGTTTTTATTTCGACTTCCGAAAACAAACAAAATTTTCTATCGAGTATTGAGCCAGCCATACAGAAACTGAAAAAGATGGGACTGAACGAGGCAGTACTTACCACCTTTTCGGATGGGATTTTCAATGGCTTGAATCTGCAAACCTACAACACGCCGATAGATGTTTTTATCGAAGACTTTCTGTATCAGGACTATGCCGAATTGCGACCCTACCAATTCTTATCGCTCTATAATTTACTCGACGAAGCGATTAAATCCGTGACCGACGAACGAATTTTAGAACTGATTCCTGCCGCGATAATAGCTAAAACTAAAATGTACAGTCTGGTCAATGCGCTGCAATTTGTCGATTTGTTTGGTATTAATCGTATTGCGGAGTTCCAAGCAAGTCCCCAAGAATTGCAACAAGCCGAAGCCTTTTACCAACAGTTTTTAGACCGCAAAGACCACCACCAAGCGGGTGAAGAATTCGAATTGATACGCCAATGGGCGGAAGCCTTGGCATTGGACTCCTTTTTTGCACTAGAAAACGAAACCCCATTAGCCCCCAAAACCACTATCGATGATTTTCTGGCGCAACTCCAGCAAGATCCTTTTGGTGTAAACGAGGCCGAAGACCCGAAGCAAGCCTTGGAAATGGAGCAGTTTCAAAAAGCGCAAGAGGAAATAGGCGTAAACATGGCGGTCACGATGTTTATGGTGGAAGCCTTGCAGTATTTCAAAGCGATGCCTATGGAAACCATCAAAAAAATAGCGTTCGAAATTGCGATGATTGGGCAACAAGGTATCGATGTTACAATTGACAATTACATCGTAGGCAGTATTCCTAACAAGCGGTTCTCGGGCTATCAATTGTTGAGTTTTTATTATGTGAGTTGGGCTTTGGCAGTGCCAGAGCACGTTGGGGAGTTGGGGCTGGATTATGAAGAGGAGTTTGAGATGGCGGTAAAAATGGGGAAACTGAATAATTAG
- a CDS encoding alpha/beta hydrolase-fold protein translates to MNLFKSKIVLILSCIFLVCSCSDSDSDSQDSGSILNPSLKGSGDFVYTNYAPLATKPVKVFFHIPANSNASTPIVFLFHGDERNAKDYRDALVSKAEQKNFIILATEFSETYYPTGDQYNLGNVFIDGDNPSPSTLNKEEVWTFSIIEPLFDYFKNEMQLNATGYHIIGHSAGGQFAHRLAEFKPNSRFNTIVASASGWYTATDYSVDFPYGFKKSPLESFSLSSLFSKKMYIQVGSNDNDPNSPGLRHNPQADAQGLDRLARANYFFNYSKNQATQNSLNYNWQLSIASGLNHDYGPAINYAADLIFK, encoded by the coding sequence ATGAATCTTTTTAAATCTAAAATAGTCCTCATTCTCTCTTGCATTTTTTTGGTTTGCTCTTGTTCCGATTCCGATTCTGATAGTCAGGATAGCGGATCAATTTTAAATCCTAGTCTAAAAGGAAGCGGTGATTTTGTATATACCAACTATGCGCCATTAGCAACAAAACCGGTAAAAGTATTTTTTCATATTCCTGCCAATTCGAATGCAAGTACGCCAATTGTATTTTTATTTCACGGCGATGAGCGCAATGCGAAAGACTATCGAGACGCTTTGGTAAGCAAAGCAGAACAAAAAAACTTTATTATTCTCGCTACAGAATTCTCAGAAACTTATTATCCAACGGGAGACCAATACAATCTTGGGAATGTTTTTATTGACGGCGATAATCCGTCGCCTTCCACTTTGAATAAAGAAGAAGTTTGGACCTTTTCGATTATTGAACCTCTTTTTGATTACTTCAAAAATGAAATGCAGCTCAATGCAACGGGATATCATATTATAGGTCATTCCGCGGGTGGTCAATTCGCACATCGATTAGCAGAATTCAAGCCCAACTCCAGATTCAATACCATTGTCGCTTCGGCTTCAGGCTGGTACACCGCTACTGATTATAGTGTAGATTTTCCTTATGGATTCAAGAAAAGTCCGTTGGAGTCATTTTCATTATCCTCCTTGTTTTCCAAAAAAATGTATATCCAAGTGGGCTCGAACGATAATGATCCTAATTCCCCGGGATTAAGGCATAACCCGCAAGCCGATGCCCAAGGATTAGACCGTTTGGCAAGAGCCAATTATTTTTTCAATTATTCAAAAAATCAAGCCACACAGAACAGCCTCAATTACAATTGGCAATTATCCATAGCCTCCGGATTGAATCACGATTACGGTCCCGCTATTAATTATGCAGCGGATCTGATTTTTAAATAG
- a CDS encoding helix-turn-helix domain-containing protein — translation METFGDIIKNKRESKGLLLRQVASALEIDQAIISKFERGERKATKEQVEKFAEFYDLDKNKLITSWLSDQIANTILYEENIGEVLKVAEEKALYLKTIHNGK, via the coding sequence ATGGAAACATTTGGAGATATTATTAAAAACAAAAGAGAAAGCAAAGGTCTTTTATTAAGACAAGTTGCTTCCGCACTCGAAATTGATCAAGCTATTATAAGTAAATTTGAGCGTGGAGAAAGAAAAGCAACAAAAGAACAAGTTGAAAAATTTGCTGAATTTTACGATTTAGACAAAAATAAATTAATTACAAGTTGGTTAAGCGATCAAATCGCAAATACGATTCTCTATGAAGAAAATATTGGAGAAGTTTTAAAAGTAGCAGAAGAAAAAGCATTATACCTAAAAACTATTCACAATGGAAAATAA